One genomic segment of bacterium includes these proteins:
- a CDS encoding response regulator, with protein sequence MVKPVEILLVEDNPGDVRLMREALDGNKVSYNLHVVKDGVEAMAFLRRKGKYADAPRPELILLDLNLPKKDGREVLAEIKADENLKRIPVIVLTTSKTEEDIFKVYDLNANCYITKPVNLEDFVKVVNTIKDFWLTCVKLPPE encoded by the coding sequence ATGGTTAAGCCTGTTGAGATCTTGTTGGTGGAAGACAACCCTGGTGATGTGCGCCTGATGAGGGAAGCCCTTGATGGTAATAAGGTGAGTTACAACCTGCACGTGGTTAAAGACGGCGTGGAGGCTATGGCCTTTCTGCGCCGTAAGGGTAAATACGCTGATGCCCCTCGTCCGGAACTCATCTTGCTCGATTTGAACCTGCCCAAGAAAGATGGCCGGGAGGTGCTCGCCGAGATAAAAGCCGATGAAAATCTGAAACGTATCCCGGTGATCGTTCTGACTACCTCAAAGACTGAAGAGGATATCTTCAAGGTTTACGACCTTAATGCAAATTGCTACATCACTAAGCCGGTCAACCTGGAGGATTTCGTGAAGGTAGTAAATACCATCAAAGACTTTTGGTTGACCTGCGTGAAGCTGCCGCCGGAGTGA
- a CDS encoding AAA-like domain-containing protein: protein MRFFNTAGPVRCEDHYCLPPLTRFDLAEILTLIDQKKYFVLHAPRQTGKTSTLLALMDYLNQEGKYSRLYFNVEMAQSAREDVSRGMRTILGKMASQARDFLRDPFLDDIWEDMLNKYGGEGALEEILRRWAQVSPNPLVLLIDEIDALIGDTLISVLRQLRAGYPNRPSLFPQSIVLCGVRDVRDYRLYSDREKAIITGGSAFNIKAKSLRLGNFDQAGIETLYAQHTQETGQQFASETLDMIWDLTQGQPWLVNALGYETCFEMTRGRERSQPITVEMVIEAKENLILRRETHLDQLADKLQEERVRCVIEPILAGGGKPDRLSEDDVQYVEDLGLISTRGQLRIANRIYQEVIPRALTYTTQLTISQEPSWYIRAEDGRLDADKLLVAFQQFFRQHSKHWVERFDYKEPGPQLLLQAFLQRIVNSGGRIEREYGLGHLRTDLLLIWPYPGGVQQIVIELKLVNGSLSSTIGKGLQQTWEYADRCGTDEAHLVIFDRDKSKTWEEKIFSRQETYRGKQIKIWGM, encoded by the coding sequence ATGCGTTTTTTTAACACGGCCGGGCCGGTCAGGTGCGAGGATCATTATTGTCTGCCTCCCTTAACCAGATTCGATCTGGCTGAGATATTAACTCTCATTGACCAGAAGAAATACTTTGTGCTGCACGCTCCCCGTCAGACAGGCAAAACCTCGACTTTGCTGGCCCTGATGGATTATCTGAATCAGGAGGGGAAGTACAGCCGCCTTTACTTCAACGTGGAGATGGCCCAGTCTGCCAGAGAAGACGTCAGTCGGGGGATGAGAACGATTTTGGGCAAAATGGCCTCGCAGGCCCGTGATTTCCTGCGAGACCCATTCTTAGATGATATCTGGGAGGATATGCTAAATAAATATGGGGGAGAGGGCGCCCTGGAGGAGATTCTCAGGCGCTGGGCCCAGGTAAGCCCCAACCCACTGGTGCTTCTGATAGATGAAATCGATGCCCTGATAGGTGATACCCTCATTTCAGTCTTACGGCAGTTGCGGGCCGGGTATCCCAACCGTCCGTCCCTTTTTCCCCAGAGTATTGTGCTGTGCGGGGTGCGGGATGTGCGAGACTACCGCCTTTACTCGGACCGTGAAAAAGCCATCATCACCGGTGGCAGCGCCTTCAACATCAAGGCTAAGTCTTTGCGGTTGGGCAACTTTGACCAGGCGGGAATTGAAACCCTCTACGCTCAACACACCCAGGAGACCGGACAGCAGTTTGCTTCCGAGACACTGGATATGATCTGGGATTTGACCCAGGGACAGCCTTGGTTAGTCAATGCCCTCGGTTATGAGACCTGTTTCGAGATGACCAGGGGCCGGGAGCGATCACAACCAATTACAGTTGAGATGGTGATAGAGGCCAAAGAGAATCTTATCCTCAGGCGGGAAACTCATCTTGACCAGCTTGCCGATAAGCTTCAGGAAGAACGAGTTAGGTGCGTTATCGAACCAATTTTAGCCGGAGGAGGAAAGCCAGACCGGTTGTCCGAAGATGATGTCCAATATGTGGAAGACCTTGGTCTCATCAGCACCAGGGGTCAATTGCGTATTGCCAACCGGATCTACCAGGAGGTCATTCCCAGGGCGCTTACCTATACCACCCAGTTGACCATCAGCCAGGAGCCGTCTTGGTACATTCGGGCTGAAGACGGCCGTCTCGACGCCGATAAGCTCCTGGTGGCTTTCCAGCAATTTTTCCGCCAGCACTCAAAGCACTGGGTAGAGCGGTTTGACTATAAGGAGCCCGGGCCGCAGCTTTTACTTCAGGCCTTCCTGCAAAGGATTGTCAATAGTGGCGGCCGGATTGAGCGAGAGTACGGTCTGGGTCATCTTCGAACTGATTTGCTGCTGATCTGGCCTTATCCTGGTGGTGTGCAGCAAATAGTGATCGAATTGAAGCTGGTCAATGGTTCTCTAAGCAGCACCATTGGAAAAGGGCTCCAACAGACCTGGGAGTATGCCGACCGCTGTGGGACAGATGAAGCTCATCTGGTGATTTTTGACCGGGACAAGAGTAAGACCTGGGAGGAGAAAATCTTTAGCCGGCAAGAAACATACCGGGGGAAGCAAATAAAGATTTGGGGGATGTGA
- a CDS encoding PAS domain S-box protein has product MRFGIDKKVISLFVLSVAILGLALGLYFVGHEREALLSELDERAKALLGSLATSSEYPVLLKDAEALSNIAKGVLDQKDVIFCEIKDSQGEILFQGGAKEAKYINEYRAPILTEKVKEVEEEGLILGAGEKETEEVGQIYLVLSLDSMRAKLSEAKKTTGLIITLGILLTSLVIALLIRYFLGGPIKKLVMGTEIVAGGDLNYKVPVKTRDEIGELAASFNKMTRDLYKSRDEIISGKEYTDNIIRSMLESLIVVSPDGIIQTVNAATRALLGYQEEELFGQPLEKILAKEELPFKGAGVDDLIKKGVVQSLETIYLSKDGQEIPVLFSSSIMRDADNHIQGMVCVAENITERKEAEDALRESESRYRLLAENVTDVIWTMDMNLRLTYISPSIARLRGYSVEEALSQRIDEILTPASFQVVMKALAEETAIENMESKDLFRSRRLELEEICKDGSTIWVETTMTFLRDQDTQPVGILGVTRDITTRKRAEEELRNYRDQLEELVENRTAELTKTNEQLQREITERQQTAVKLEQTVAELARSNVELEQFAYVASHDLQEPLRMVASYVQLLSDRYQGRLDANADEFIGYTVDGANRMKVLLDDLLAYSRVGTRDMSLEPADCSAVLEDALANLQVAIKESEAIITHDPLPTIMTDASQLVQLFQNLISNAIKFRGQEPPRIHISVKSMAEYQKRKAASKSEIKEGWVFSVRDNGIGIEPEYAERIFQIFQRLHTRAEYSGTGVGLAICKKIVERHGGRIWVESEPGKGSTFYFTMPIKA; this is encoded by the coding sequence ATGCGATTCGGTATTGACAAGAAGGTTATTTCCCTGTTTGTCTTATCAGTAGCTATCTTAGGCCTAGCTCTCGGTCTTTATTTCGTCGGCCACGAAAGGGAGGCGCTTCTGTCGGAGCTTGATGAAAGGGCCAAGGCCTTGCTGGGCAGTTTAGCCACCAGCAGCGAATACCCGGTCTTACTTAAAGACGCCGAAGCCCTTTCCAATATAGCTAAAGGCGTTCTGGATCAAAAAGATGTGATATTCTGTGAGATTAAGGATAGCCAAGGGGAGATTTTGTTTCAGGGAGGCGCAAAAGAGGCGAAATATATTAATGAATATAGGGCGCCTATCTTGACTGAGAAGGTTAAGGAGGTGGAAGAAGAGGGGTTGATTTTAGGGGCGGGAGAGAAAGAAACCGAAGAGGTCGGTCAGATATATTTAGTTCTTTCCCTGGACAGTATGAGGGCTAAACTGAGTGAGGCAAAGAAAACCACCGGATTAATAATTACCCTGGGTATCCTCCTTACCTCTCTGGTCATTGCTTTATTGATTAGATACTTTTTAGGTGGGCCTATTAAAAAGCTGGTTATGGGAACAGAAATTGTGGCCGGAGGCGACCTCAATTATAAGGTGCCCGTTAAGACGAGGGATGAAATCGGTGAATTGGCCGCTTCTTTCAATAAAATGACGAGAGATCTTTATAAGTCAAGAGATGAGATTATTTCAGGTAAAGAATACACCGATAATATCATCCGCTCTATGCTCGAGAGCCTCATTGTTGTTTCGCCGGACGGCATTATTCAAACCGTCAATGCCGCTACCCGCGCCCTTTTAGGTTACCAGGAAGAAGAACTGTTCGGTCAGCCGCTGGAAAAGATCTTAGCCAAAGAAGAATTACCGTTCAAGGGCGCCGGGGTGGACGATTTAATTAAGAAAGGGGTTGTCCAGAGTTTAGAGACCATTTATCTCTCCAAAGATGGCCAAGAGATACCCGTGCTTTTTTCGAGTTCAATTATGCGGGATGCGGATAACCATATTCAAGGGATGGTATGTGTGGCTGAAAATATTACCGAGCGCAAAGAGGCGGAAGATGCCCTCAGGGAAAGTGAAAGTCGCTATCGTCTGCTGGCTGAGAACGTGACAGACGTTATCTGGACTATGGATATGAACCTGCGGCTTACCTACATCAGTCCTTCTATTGCCCGTCTGCGGGGCTATAGTGTCGAAGAAGCTCTGTCCCAGAGGATAGATGAGATTTTAACCCCGGCCTCTTTCCAGGTCGTTATGAAGGCCCTGGCGGAAGAGACGGCCATAGAGAATATGGAGTCAAAGGACCTGTTCCGCTCACGGAGGCTGGAGTTGGAGGAGATTTGCAAGGACGGCTCCACCATCTGGGTCGAGACTACCATGACTTTCCTGCGCGATCAAGATACCCAACCGGTAGGGATTCTGGGAGTCACCCGGGATATCACCACGCGCAAGCGAGCAGAGGAAGAATTGAGGAACTACCGTGATCAACTTGAGGAACTGGTAGAAAATCGGACAGCCGAACTCACCAAGACCAATGAACAACTTCAACGGGAAATCACCGAGCGCCAACAAACGGCGGTAAAATTGGAGCAAACCGTGGCAGAGTTGGCCCGTTCCAATGTCGAGTTGGAGCAGTTTGCTTATGTGGCCTCACATGACCTGCAGGAGCCTTTGCGGATGGTGGCCAGCTATGTCCAGCTATTGTCCGATCGTTACCAAGGCAGACTCGATGCCAATGCCGACGAGTTTATTGGCTATACTGTAGACGGGGCAAACAGGATGAAGGTGCTGCTTGACGACCTGTTGGCTTATTCCCGGGTCGGCACGCGAGACATGTCTTTGGAGCCAGCCGACTGCTCGGCTGTCCTTGAAGATGCCCTGGCTAACCTGCAGGTGGCTATTAAGGAAAGTGAGGCGATTATCACTCACGATCCCCTGCCGACGATAATGACCGACGCCTCTCAGCTTGTTCAGTTGTTTCAGAACCTGATCAGTAATGCCATCAAATTTCGCGGCCAAGAGCCGCCGCGCATCCATATCTCGGTCAAGTCAATGGCAGAATACCAAAAGCGGAAGGCGGCCTCAAAATCCGAAATCAAGGAGGGGTGGGTCTTCTCAGTCCGCGACAACGGTATTGGTATCGAGCCGGAATATGCCGAACGCATTTTCCAAATATTCCAACGCTTACATACCAGGGCTGAGTATTCCGGTACCGGCGTAGGCCTGGCCATCTGTAAAAAGATTGTAGAACGCCACGGTGGACGCATCTGGGTGGAGTCAGAACCTGGCAAGGGATCGACCTTTTATTTTACCATGCCAATAAAGGCGTGA
- a CDS encoding ABC transporter substrate-binding protein — translation MIILSRGIIFFILILAAEKAGAVKITDASERARTADRVVVSVVFSSDLEPYQQSWQGFKEFLEEKGVALWADEYNLLKEKEPKVVFSRIKEKRPDIVFTIGTKALKLAKEEIENIPVVFSVVLDPGKIINPNVTGVSLDISARIKLGEIKRIFPDIKSIGLVYSSKTTPLSRETLDLCKALELQLITKKIDTEKEFPKVIKEISQQIDGFLMIPDSKIYFPQSIEYLLLESLRKKFLVIGLSSSYTKAGALISFDCDYKELGRQAGEITLRILEGEKPADIQPSRPRKIRFSLNLLAAERLGIRIPSAIIEEASEVFGR, via the coding sequence ATGATCATTTTATCACGCGGGATAATATTTTTTATCTTAATCTTGGCGGCTGAGAAGGCAGGGGCGGTTAAGATAACAGACGCGTCTGAGCGAGCCCGGACGGCTGACCGGGTAGTGGTGTCTGTTGTCTTTTCATCAGATCTGGAACCTTACCAGCAATCCTGGCAAGGATTCAAGGAATTTCTTGAGGAAAAAGGCGTGGCTTTGTGGGCCGATGAATACAACTTATTAAAGGAAAAGGAACCCAAAGTAGTTTTCTCACGAATAAAAGAGAAACGGCCTGATATAGTTTTTACCATAGGGACAAAGGCCTTGAAATTAGCCAAAGAGGAGATAGAGAACATTCCGGTGGTATTTTCCGTGGTTCTTGATCCGGGGAAAATTATTAACCCGAATGTTACCGGGGTCTCATTGGATATTTCCGCCAGGATTAAACTGGGAGAAATTAAGAGGATCTTTCCGGATATAAAAAGCATTGGGCTGGTTTATTCGTCAAAAACAACCCCGCTATCCAGGGAAACATTAGACTTATGTAAGGCGCTCGAACTTCAACTTATTACCAAGAAAATTGATACGGAAAAAGAGTTCCCCAAAGTGATTAAGGAGATTTCCCAGCAGATAGACGGTTTTCTGATGATTCCTGATTCTAAGATATATTTCCCTCAGTCAATAGAGTATCTCCTGCTAGAAAGTCTAAGGAAAAAGTTTCTAGTGATCGGACTTTCTTCATCTTACACTAAGGCCGGAGCGCTCATCTCTTTTGACTGCGATTACAAGGAGTTAGGCAGGCAGGCCGGAGAGATTACGTTAAGGATACTTGAGGGAGAAAAGCCGGCCGATATTCAACCTTCAAGACCGAGAAAAATAAGATTTTCCTTGAATCTGTTAGCCGCGGAAAGATTGGGGATAAGAATTCCATCAGCAATTATTGAAGAAGCCAGTGAGGTTTTTGGTAGATGA
- a CDS encoding TonB-dependent receptor — protein MKRNLLIWAILLLWWPNLGAAQIQEEELTQITGEEILFTEIPVVFAAAKFEQKVGEAPASVTVITADEIKRYGYSTVSEALRGVPGLYVTYDRSYTHLGVRGYYIPGDYSSRVLVMIDGVTVNEPVYGGSDVENPLSIDIDSIKRIEVVKGPGSALYGTYALFGVINTVTKNGTDLNGLKVAGNYGSYQLKKGGLSYGRMFDNGVDVFISGHWMDSEGQDLYFPEYDDNDPKHNNGVFEDGDGEGAYDFFMKLAYGQLSLQAGLNEREKGLPTGAYETVFNDPRSKTVDGDSFVELKYDSELDETKNLLARIYYDHYYFDGDYIFWKEDEATGEPYKEDGVDWSRADWVGSEVQLNWKASEKNQLVVGGEYQSHYRIHQRSYEKGLRGPGYYFEYLDDKHQVNIWSFYLQDIYKVRENLSLTLGGRIDHYATFGETTNPRVGVVYNPGKYSSLKLLYGSAFRAPTFYELYYHDGYPKPANFPTMKPNPDLTPETLKTYELVFEQGIGGKIEASLSLYRTNLSDIISQVKIEEEAFEEPLLQFQDTGKAKANGIELSLKGRWNGLKGYLSCNYQKTEDESSHRELANSPRNSANLGLSLPLFQDRVYLTGEVQYMGKRLTVSEEEEWLSPYLVTNFSLFSRGLLPNMEITAKVNNLFNESYADPCSTEFKQTKIPQNRRNFLLKVGYKL, from the coding sequence ATGAAGCGAAATTTGTTAATCTGGGCAATTTTGCTTTTGTGGTGGCCAAATCTTGGGGCTGCTCAGATACAGGAGGAAGAGCTGACCCAAATTACGGGAGAGGAGATTCTTTTTACAGAGATTCCGGTAGTCTTTGCCGCCGCAAAGTTTGAGCAGAAAGTCGGAGAGGCGCCGGCCTCAGTGACGGTTATTACGGCTGATGAGATTAAGCGTTACGGCTACTCCACCGTAAGCGAGGCCTTGCGCGGTGTGCCGGGTCTTTATGTTACTTATGACAGAAGTTATACGCACTTAGGCGTAAGAGGATATTATATCCCTGGAGATTATTCCAGCCGAGTTCTGGTCATGATTGACGGAGTGACCGTAAATGAACCTGTCTATGGCGGCAGCGACGTGGAGAATCCCCTAAGTATCGATATTGATTCAATAAAAAGGATTGAGGTGGTTAAAGGTCCCGGCTCAGCCCTATATGGCACCTACGCCTTATTCGGTGTGATTAACACAGTTACCAAAAATGGGACGGATCTTAATGGACTAAAGGTGGCCGGGAATTATGGAAGTTACCAGTTAAAAAAGGGGGGCCTCAGTTATGGAAGGATGTTTGATAACGGAGTGGATGTCTTTATCTCAGGCCATTGGATGGACAGTGAGGGACAGGACCTCTATTTCCCGGAATATGATGATAATGATCCAAAGCACAATAATGGTGTTTTTGAAGATGGCGATGGGGAGGGGGCCTATGACTTTTTTATGAAGCTGGCTTATGGCCAACTAAGCCTTCAAGCCGGATTAAACGAACGGGAGAAAGGCCTCCCCACCGGCGCTTATGAGACAGTCTTTAATGACCCCCGTTCTAAGACGGTTGACGGAGACTCCTTTGTAGAATTGAAATATGATTCTGAGTTAGATGAAACAAAGAATCTTTTAGCCAGGATTTACTATGATCACTATTATTTTGATGGAGATTATATCTTCTGGAAGGAAGACGAGGCAACCGGAGAACCCTACAAAGAGGATGGAGTAGATTGGAGCAGGGCTGATTGGGTGGGTTCAGAGGTTCAATTAAACTGGAAGGCCTCTGAGAAGAATCAACTTGTGGTAGGCGGAGAATATCAGAGCCATTACCGGATTCATCAGAGGTCTTATGAGAAGGGTCTACGGGGGCCAGGGTATTATTTTGAGTATCTGGATGATAAACACCAGGTGAATATCTGGTCCTTTTATTTACAGGATATCTACAAGGTAAGGGAGAATCTGTCCCTTACCTTAGGCGGCCGGATTGACCACTACGCTACCTTTGGTGAAACTACCAATCCTCGGGTCGGCGTGGTCTACAATCCGGGCAAGTATAGCAGCTTGAAGTTGCTCTACGGAAGCGCCTTTCGTGCCCCTACTTTTTATGAACTCTACTACCACGACGGCTATCCTAAGCCGGCTAATTTCCCCACCATGAAACCTAACCCGGACCTTACCCCTGAAACACTTAAGACTTATGAGCTTGTTTTTGAACAAGGGATAGGGGGAAAGATAGAGGCCAGTCTTTCCCTGTATCGGACCAATCTCTCTGATATAATTTCGCAGGTGAAAATCGAAGAGGAGGCTTTTGAGGAACCTCTACTCCAGTTCCAAGATACAGGGAAGGCAAAGGCTAATGGGATTGAGTTAAGCTTGAAAGGCAGATGGAATGGCCTTAAAGGCTATCTTAGTTGTAATTATCAGAAGACAGAAGATGAAAGCAGTCATCGGGAATTAGCTAATTCTCCCAGAAATTCGGCCAATCTCGGCCTTAGTCTGCCTCTTTTTCAGGACAGGGTCTACTTAACCGGCGAAGTTCAGTATATGGGAAAAAGACTAACGGTAAGCGAAGAGGAAGAATGGCTTAGCCCCTATCTGGTTACTAATTTCAGCCTATTTAGCCGGGGGCTCTTACCGAATATGGAGATCACGGCTAAGGTTAACAACCTCTTTAATGAATCTTATGCTGACCCGTGCAGCACAGAATTTAAGCAGACAAAGATTCCCCAGAACCGGCGGAACTTTTTATTGAAAGTAGGGTATAAGTTATGA